Proteins from a single region of Lysinibacillus sp. JNUCC-52:
- a CDS encoding type IV pilus twitching motility protein PilT, producing the protein MTTSRNIEELLTRSFEEKASDLHLTKGIPPVYRIHGQLEHYGTEPLTSEELQTMVEAILPEHKRQEFHTKGETDFNYSLPGKCRFRVNAYHQRNEMTIAARLIEAKIPSIESLNMPQVLYQLAEKPQGLILVTGPTGSGKSTTLAAMIDYINETKSKHIITLEDPIEYLHTHKKSVINQREVGVDTQSFANGLRAALRQDPDMILVGEMRDYETISTAITAAETGHLVMATLHTSSAPTTIDRIIDVFPPHQQGQIRVQLANVLVGIISQRLFIRKDAKGRVAATEILVQAPSIANLIRNEKVHQIPSVMQTSRALGMHTLESSMQQLIAMGKISLEDARPYMNAGEYQ; encoded by the coding sequence ATGACAACATCAAGAAATATAGAAGAGCTATTGACACGTTCATTTGAGGAAAAGGCGTCAGATTTACATTTAACAAAAGGTATTCCTCCTGTATATCGCATCCATGGTCAGTTGGAGCATTACGGAACTGAACCGCTTACTTCAGAAGAATTACAAACGATGGTGGAAGCTATTTTACCTGAACATAAACGACAAGAATTTCATACTAAAGGTGAAACAGATTTTAACTATTCATTGCCCGGGAAATGTCGTTTTCGTGTAAATGCCTATCATCAACGAAATGAAATGACAATCGCGGCACGTTTAATAGAAGCAAAAATTCCGTCCATTGAATCGTTAAATATGCCTCAAGTGTTGTATCAGCTTGCTGAAAAACCACAGGGACTTATTTTAGTAACAGGTCCTACAGGTTCTGGGAAATCGACAACACTAGCGGCGATGATTGACTACATTAATGAAACAAAATCAAAGCATATTATTACACTTGAAGACCCAATTGAGTATTTACATACACATAAAAAATCGGTCATCAATCAACGTGAAGTAGGAGTCGATACACAAAGCTTTGCCAATGGTTTGCGTGCTGCACTACGTCAGGACCCTGACATGATATTAGTCGGTGAGATGCGTGACTATGAAACGATCTCAACTGCTATTACAGCCGCTGAAACAGGTCACTTAGTGATGGCAACATTGCATACAAGTAGTGCGCCAACAACGATTGATCGTATTATTGATGTCTTTCCACCACATCAGCAAGGACAAATTCGTGTACAGTTAGCCAATGTGTTAGTAGGTATTATTTCGCAGCGTTTATTTATACGAAAAGATGCAAAGGGACGAGTTGCAGCAACTGAAATTTTAGTACAAGCACCGTCGATTGCGAACTTAATCCGCAATGAAAAGGTCCATCAAATTCCAAGTGTCATGCAGACAAGCCGTGCGCTCGGCATGCATACATTGGAGTCCTCGATGCAGCAGTTAATTGCGATGGGGAAAATTTCACTCGAGGATGCAAGACCATATATGAATGCGGGTGAGTATCAGTGA
- a CDS encoding DUF2339 domain-containing protein: protein MINLSLEMEQRIAKLEKEMEALRQEMDVLKQQQPQQKTTVKNVNRSITVQPALPTPKPTPKPTPTPKQIPKTNVQPQRSFEEQIMWALPKVFMVILVLGVLWGLKLVSDYGYLSNEVKIILAYLLSIALGAIAYVLEHKKKASPAVTISLYGGAFIVGILTTAAGAILYEVLGLTLALFIAFVFIVYGIAISYLKKNEVLTLFVAFTSLLLPYLLEYMDFSAFIILFFVIILFTMLQFVILQHKQKIALYVTTFFSIMAVSIVAFMNSDNRVIFAIGLLITLAIFYTSWCRLYNVESKWKHIHAGLQFSLGLFSLLLLNLVSSRLEYNEIILLGLCILFVTVAGYSYKQKWQEAFDSAVTLAFITLCNTVLIMNLPEKVDDLLLPFMTFAGVMMSLRLRASLMKIVSSFGFAMALILSYIVHEPTPFFSIEHISLILPGVYLLIIYLYTIREKETLNTFEKIMKDLYVTDILAVMTAGYFLAYIAKLDSVYVTSVSNFPHMMTIGIVILFVGSLLLPEKYKGRALTPVVGVFFLFVTLMFNVIPYNIQGIEWLNIGTRLIYIAAFVAIILDLLMKGRIYQIYQQLMPKYLDLIVSASVAFTMIALCGLLSQLAYNDLMDWKLSVALTTVTLFLSASLSLWLGTVRHLRILRLSGFAILAIAFIKLIFFDLSALDLLIRAVLFIAIGGIGMLLSGRLLRK from the coding sequence ATGATTAACTTGTCGCTTGAAATGGAGCAGCGAATCGCTAAGCTTGAAAAGGAAATGGAAGCGTTACGACAGGAAATGGACGTGTTAAAGCAACAACAGCCACAACAAAAGACAACTGTAAAAAATGTGAACCGATCCATCACTGTACAACCTGCATTACCAACACCAAAGCCTACACCAAAGCCTACACCAACACCGAAACAAATACCGAAAACAAATGTTCAGCCACAGCGTTCATTTGAGGAGCAAATTATGTGGGCGCTCCCGAAAGTATTTATGGTTATTTTAGTGCTGGGCGTGTTATGGGGGCTCAAGCTAGTTAGTGATTATGGCTACCTATCGAACGAGGTGAAAATCATCCTCGCTTATTTATTATCAATCGCATTAGGGGCTATAGCTTATGTTTTAGAACATAAAAAGAAGGCATCACCAGCCGTAACTATTTCCTTATACGGTGGAGCATTTATCGTAGGAATTTTAACAACTGCCGCTGGTGCTATTTTATACGAGGTATTAGGTTTAACTTTAGCATTGTTCATCGCCTTTGTGTTTATTGTCTATGGGATAGCTATTAGCTACCTAAAGAAAAATGAAGTGCTAACTTTATTTGTAGCCTTTACCTCGTTGTTACTACCTTATTTACTAGAGTACATGGATTTTAGCGCGTTCATTATATTATTTTTTGTCATCATCCTATTTACAATGCTGCAATTCGTTATTCTTCAGCATAAGCAAAAAATTGCGCTCTATGTCACAACCTTTTTCTCTATTATGGCAGTAAGTATTGTAGCGTTTATGAATAGTGACAATCGAGTAATTTTTGCAATAGGACTGCTCATTACACTTGCAATCTTTTATACGAGTTGGTGTCGCTTATATAATGTGGAATCAAAATGGAAGCATATTCATGCTGGGCTACAATTTAGTTTAGGGCTCTTTAGTTTATTACTTCTGAACCTTGTCAGTAGTCGACTTGAATATAATGAAATAATTCTGCTTGGACTATGTATTTTGTTTGTAACTGTAGCGGGTTATAGCTATAAGCAAAAATGGCAGGAGGCATTTGATAGTGCTGTAACACTCGCATTTATTACACTTTGTAATACGGTATTGATTATGAATTTACCAGAAAAGGTTGATGATTTACTTTTACCATTCATGACATTTGCAGGTGTTATGATGAGCTTACGTCTACGAGCAAGTTTAATGAAGATCGTCAGTTCATTTGGGTTTGCAATGGCACTTATTTTAAGCTATATCGTCCACGAGCCGACTCCGTTTTTTAGCATTGAACATATTAGCTTAATACTGCCTGGCGTATACCTATTAATTATTTATCTATATACAATACGTGAGAAGGAAACATTAAATACTTTTGAAAAGATTATGAAGGATTTATACGTGACTGATATTTTAGCTGTTATGACCGCTGGATACTTCCTTGCTTATATTGCTAAGCTTGATAGTGTTTATGTTACAAGTGTGAGCAATTTCCCACATATGATGACTATCGGCATCGTCATCCTGTTTGTTGGCTCGCTATTACTACCAGAAAAATATAAAGGTAGGGCATTAACGCCAGTCGTCGGTGTGTTTTTCCTTTTTGTTACGCTCATGTTTAATGTGATTCCTTATAATATACAAGGGATTGAATGGCTAAATATTGGTACTAGATTAATCTATATTGCAGCATTTGTAGCGATTATCCTTGATTTACTGATGAAGGGGCGCATTTATCAAATTTATCAACAGCTTATGCCGAAATATTTAGACCTAATTGTCAGTGCAAGTGTAGCGTTCACAATGATTGCACTTTGCGGTCTATTGTCCCAACTAGCTTACAACGACCTGATGGATTGGAAGCTTAGCGTTGCACTAACAACCGTTACACTATTCTTGTCGGCAAGTCTGTCATTATGGCTCGGCACAGTGCGTCACTTACGAATACTTCGACTTTCTGGCTTTGCCATACTTGCCATAGCATTTATAAAGCTTATCTTCTTCGACTTATCGGCACTAGACTTATTAATAAGAGCAGTGCTATTCATTGCAATTGGTGGAATTGGCATGCTACTGTCGGGGCGGTTGTTGAGGAAATAA
- a CDS encoding phage holin gives MRINWKVRFMHKPFVLALFSMLLLLAQQVGALFGFDLTSGMSEQLTSILNTVLSILVLMGVVVDPTTSGTSDSERALMYRRPR, from the coding sequence ATGAGAATTAATTGGAAGGTACGATTTATGCATAAGCCGTTTGTATTAGCGTTGTTTTCCATGCTGCTACTACTCGCTCAACAAGTAGGAGCTTTGTTCGGCTTTGATTTAACTAGCGGGATGAGCGAGCAACTAACATCCATATTGAATACAGTGTTATCGATTCTTGTATTGATGGGGGTTGTTGTGGACCCGACTACAAGTGGCACCAGTGATAGTGAACGTGCTTTAATGTATCGCAGACCAAGATAA
- a CDS encoding prepilin-type N-terminal cleavage/methylation domain-containing protein, with protein sequence MFKKLLNKKLLKNQKGLTLIELLAVIVILAIVAAIAIPAIGSIIDNSRGKALKSDVVNVMNAANIYFTDNPADDSNKTVDITKLKSEGYLESEGKLVTATVTYVAGGNTVEAAGTNGSIKISVTAGSTLKDINDHSGKPDGKEVKISHKSSSTTP encoded by the coding sequence ATGTTCAAAAAATTACTGAACAAAAAACTATTAAAAAACCAAAAAGGTTTAACACTTATCGAGTTACTAGCTGTAATCGTGATTTTAGCGATTGTTGCAGCCATTGCGATTCCTGCTATTGGTAGCATTATTGATAACAGTCGTGGAAAAGCATTAAAGTCAGACGTAGTTAATGTAATGAATGCAGCAAATATTTACTTCACAGATAATCCAGCCGATGATAGTAACAAAACTGTTGATATTACTAAATTAAAATCAGAGGGTTATTTAGAATCAGAGGGTAAATTAGTAACTGCTACAGTAACCTATGTCGCAGGTGGAAACACTGTAGAAGCAGCAGGAACTAATGGTTCAATTAAGATTTCAGTTACAGCAGGATCAACTTTAAAAGATATAAATGATCACAGTGGAAAGCCTGATGGTAAAGAGGTAAAAATATCACATAAATCAAGTAGTACTACACCTTAA
- a CDS encoding type II secretion system F family protein yields MTVFRYSGRTKTGTQKKGIIDAINKKAALEKLRAQGINARELEESKSLLHKELNFGGKVKHQDFVIYCRQYATLIRAGVSIVEATHILGVQTKSKPLKKALEQVEEDIRSGTSFSDAAAKHPKVFPVMFVNMMRSGEATGNVDDTLERLAGTLEKQFKIKKKVQSALTYPAILSVLTIAVGMFLMIFIVPTFMATFEDMDLEMPLLTVIVVSVSDWLVEFWYIVIGILLLAVFLFRYFYNHNKLFHYNVNYVALRIPVFGVLMQKNVIARMTRTLSSLFSSAVPILHALTIVEKVVGNPVVGKVVLEARENLEKGGTLSEPLEKSWLFPPLVTQMTSIGETTGSLDYMLEKIADFYEDEVDRSVDTLKSLIEPLMILVLAGVVGVIVAAIFLPMFALYESM; encoded by the coding sequence GTGACCGTTTTTCGCTATAGCGGACGTACTAAAACTGGTACACAGAAAAAGGGAATTATTGATGCAATCAATAAAAAGGCAGCACTCGAAAAATTACGTGCGCAAGGTATTAATGCACGAGAGCTAGAAGAGTCAAAAAGTCTTTTGCATAAAGAATTAAATTTCGGCGGCAAAGTGAAGCATCAAGATTTCGTTATTTATTGTCGTCAATATGCAACGCTTATCCGTGCTGGGGTGTCAATCGTTGAAGCGACACATATTTTAGGTGTGCAAACGAAAAGTAAGCCGCTAAAAAAGGCTTTGGAGCAAGTTGAAGAGGACATTCGAAGCGGTACTTCATTTTCAGATGCTGCGGCCAAACATCCAAAAGTTTTTCCAGTAATGTTCGTCAATATGATGCGTTCTGGAGAGGCGACGGGAAATGTTGATGATACTTTAGAGCGACTAGCAGGTACGTTAGAAAAGCAATTTAAAATAAAGAAAAAAGTGCAATCAGCATTAACTTATCCAGCTATTTTATCGGTGCTAACAATCGCAGTAGGCATGTTTTTAATGATTTTTATCGTTCCCACATTTATGGCAACTTTTGAGGATATGGATTTAGAAATGCCATTATTAACGGTAATTGTCGTTAGCGTGTCAGATTGGTTAGTTGAATTTTGGTATATAGTGATTGGTATTTTATTGTTAGCAGTCTTCCTCTTTAGGTATTTCTATAACCATAATAAGCTCTTTCATTACAATGTGAATTATGTGGCACTACGAATCCCTGTCTTTGGTGTACTAATGCAAAAAAATGTCATTGCTCGGATGACGAGAACATTATCATCTTTGTTCAGTAGTGCTGTGCCGATATTACATGCACTCACGATTGTTGAAAAAGTTGTAGGCAATCCAGTAGTAGGGAAGGTTGTTTTGGAGGCACGGGAAAATCTTGAAAAGGGTGGTACATTATCAGAGCCATTAGAAAAAAGCTGGCTATTTCCACCTTTAGTAACTCAAATGACATCGATCGGTGAAACAACAGGTTCCCTCGATTACATGTTAGAAAAAATAGCTGATTTTTATGAGGACGAAGTCGATCGCTCGGTCGATACTTTAAAATCGTTAATCGAACCATTAATGATTCTCGTTTTAGCAGGGGTAGTTGGTGTAATTGTAGCAGCAATCTTCCTACCGATGTTCGCACTCTATGAAAGTATGTAA
- a CDS encoding PulJ/GspJ family protein, giving the protein MKKNKLDEYGLTLIEVLVTIVLTVTIAIFSFSFLTNSINTQKKIIIENNIRDEADLIMSNLVKNFYTLKENEVRNTEFDDINKKYLIYTSILESSCSKPTSVEYKNNCLITGFSPATVDGNTIMKLNIKNQEYLVSNPYITIHKDSYIKSSTSTNKKVSYHIKLALQYDNKKFSKVYYFENQIQSIPDIKN; this is encoded by the coding sequence TTGAAAAAAAATAAACTTGATGAATATGGTTTAACACTAATAGAAGTTTTAGTAACTATAGTATTGACGGTCACTATTGCCATTTTTTCTTTCTCATTTCTTACAAATAGTATAAACACCCAAAAAAAAATAATAATAGAAAACAACATTCGAGACGAAGCTGATTTAATCATGAGTAATCTTGTGAAAAACTTTTATACATTAAAAGAAAACGAAGTACGAAACACTGAGTTTGATGACATTAACAAAAAATATTTGATCTATACTTCAATACTTGAATCTTCCTGCTCAAAGCCAACATCAGTAGAATACAAAAATAATTGTTTAATCACAGGCTTTTCTCCCGCTACTGTAGATGGAAATACAATTATGAAATTGAACATAAAAAATCAAGAATACCTTGTTTCCAATCCCTATATAACGATCCACAAAGATTCATATATAAAGAGCAGCACCAGTACAAATAAGAAAGTAAGTTACCATATAAAATTAGCGCTACAATACGATAATAAAAAGTTTTCAAAAGTATATTATTTTGAAAACCAAATACAAAGTATTCCGGATATAAAAAATTAG
- a CDS encoding GspE/PulE family protein — protein sequence MAVRTGRKRLGDLLVESGVITNEQLEYALTTKTKEEKLGDFLIKENILTEQQLIEVLEFQLGIPHIHLNQYSISPDLLQLVPAELAKRANIIPIRREKNKLFIAMADPMDYFAIEEVRMATGCQIETSIAAKDDLYRTLTKYYDLQESMEAALQDIGTTAGETQVEIEREDSPIVRLVNQIIANGVAQRASDIHFDPQETDLRVRYRVDGVLRTERSLPKHMQNIVLARIKIMGNLNITENRIPQDGRIKTNVNFKPVDIRLSTLPTVYGEKVVMRILDLSNVANSIDQLGFTERNEAFFRKMIAHPNGIMLITGPTGSGKSSTLYAALSNLNEEGVNIITVEDPVEYQLDGINQIQVKEEVGLTFATGLRSILRQDPDIVMIGEIRDLETAQIAVRASLTGHLVLSTLHTNSAVESISRLQDMGVEPFLLSSSLVGIMAQRLVRKVCRDCGETYAFTNHELEIMQKNGIEGVTHGRRGRGCPSCNQTGYRGRMAIHEILPIDRTIKEMILNRSGDSAIRDYMKQEGYYTLLADGLLKVVEGQTTTSEVLRVANAD from the coding sequence ATGGCTGTAAGAACAGGGCGTAAACGTCTAGGAGATTTACTAGTTGAATCGGGAGTTATTACGAATGAGCAGCTAGAGTATGCTCTTACGACGAAAACAAAGGAAGAAAAGTTAGGGGATTTTCTTATCAAAGAAAATATCTTAACAGAGCAACAATTAATCGAGGTGCTAGAGTTTCAATTAGGCATTCCACATATTCATTTAAATCAATATTCAATAAGCCCTGATTTACTTCAACTTGTGCCCGCGGAGCTAGCAAAACGTGCAAATATTATTCCGATTCGACGGGAGAAAAACAAACTATTTATCGCGATGGCTGACCCGATGGACTATTTTGCAATTGAAGAGGTCCGCATGGCAACGGGCTGTCAAATCGAAACAAGTATTGCTGCAAAAGATGATTTATATCGAACACTTACGAAATATTATGATTTACAGGAGTCAATGGAAGCGGCATTGCAAGATATTGGGACGACTGCTGGAGAAACACAAGTAGAAATCGAACGTGAAGATTCACCGATTGTGCGACTCGTCAATCAAATTATTGCAAATGGTGTTGCGCAGCGTGCAAGTGATATTCACTTTGACCCACAGGAAACGGATTTACGGGTTCGTTATCGTGTAGACGGTGTGTTGAGAACGGAACGGTCTTTGCCTAAGCATATGCAAAATATTGTCTTAGCTCGTATTAAAATTATGGGCAACTTAAATATTACAGAAAATCGTATTCCACAAGATGGACGTATTAAAACAAATGTCAATTTCAAGCCAGTGGATATTCGACTTTCTACGCTACCAACTGTTTATGGAGAAAAAGTTGTCATGCGTATTTTGGATTTAAGCAATGTCGCAAATTCAATAGATCAGTTGGGCTTCACAGAGCGTAACGAAGCATTTTTCCGTAAAATGATTGCACATCCGAATGGCATTATGCTTATCACTGGTCCTACGGGTTCAGGTAAGTCTTCTACACTGTATGCTGCTTTAAGTAACTTGAACGAAGAGGGCGTCAATATTATTACAGTAGAAGATCCTGTGGAATATCAGCTCGATGGCATTAACCAAATCCAAGTGAAAGAAGAAGTTGGGCTAACATTTGCCACTGGATTACGTTCTATTTTGCGCCAAGACCCAGATATAGTAATGATTGGTGAAATACGAGATTTAGAGACTGCGCAAATTGCTGTGCGTGCGTCCTTAACAGGGCATTTAGTGTTAAGTACATTGCATACAAATAGTGCAGTAGAATCCATTTCACGTTTGCAGGACATGGGGGTAGAGCCGTTTTTACTATCGTCATCATTAGTCGGGATTATGGCACAACGGTTAGTACGTAAAGTATGTCGTGATTGTGGAGAAACATATGCATTTACAAATCACGAATTAGAAATCATGCAGAAAAACGGCATTGAAGGGGTAACACATGGCAGACGTGGAAGGGGCTGTCCTTCATGCAACCAAACTGGGTATCGCGGGCGTATGGCCATCCATGAAATTTTACCAATCGATCGGACGATTAAAGAGATGATTTTAAATCGTAGTGGAGATAGTGCTATTCGCGACTATATGAAACAAGAAGGCTATTACACGTTACTAGCAGATGGATTGTTAAAAGTGGTTGAAGGACAAACGACAACTTCTGAAGTATTACGTGTAGCAAATGCAGACTAG
- a CDS encoding VanW family protein, with translation MKLYLKLGAIIVGLVVLLAIWLPNLIIDRALAKGDGSTIGGVLVKNLDEDAMEVAIQEAIRVWQDTPITVEGGGVTATVDPKMLVFDVASSVAEYRTLTDKPWFAFWEGKRTVHLPLQVIGDEQLIKQLESMGVWEAETTLNEVIAQASYLNKHSIEATVADTTSMEAERLALSIEQIPTNAKGVLALVNTLNDYIIAPNEPFSLLNVLGEKVEEANSEGVNFVASLIYHTVLQTEFEILERHAQDKKMDYLQQGLDAAVNSVLNKDLQFINYATQPTKLKLMIENDTLKVELLAQTKEKEITVRVSKDKIVQPRIITRYSKDLAMGQEEILQNGQEGVRVEVYRSIVENGISREELVSRDYYAPINRIVVQSSRQPDVSDGTSNTSNDADLQVDLDGDGLADSPVQPPSTNDNTSSNTTTPVTTNDPEIVYGYYDKGGNFVQTSP, from the coding sequence ATGAAATTATATTTGAAGTTGGGTGCGATAATAGTAGGTTTAGTTGTGCTGTTAGCTATATGGCTTCCGAACCTAATCATAGATCGTGCGCTAGCAAAAGGTGATGGCTCCACGATTGGGGGCGTACTAGTAAAAAATTTAGATGAAGATGCGATGGAGGTAGCTATACAAGAAGCTATTCGTGTTTGGCAGGATACACCGATTACTGTTGAAGGTGGAGGTGTCACAGCAACAGTCGATCCAAAAATGTTAGTATTTGACGTCGCAAGCTCGGTAGCTGAATATCGCACATTAACGGATAAGCCTTGGTTTGCCTTCTGGGAAGGAAAACGAACAGTTCATCTTCCTTTACAAGTCATAGGGGACGAGCAGCTGATAAAGCAGCTTGAATCGATGGGGGTATGGGAGGCAGAAACGACTTTAAATGAAGTTATAGCGCAAGCATCTTATTTAAATAAACATAGCATTGAAGCAACCGTTGCAGATACAACTTCTATGGAAGCAGAGCGATTGGCATTATCAATCGAGCAAATACCGACAAATGCAAAAGGTGTTTTAGCATTAGTAAATACGTTAAATGACTACATTATTGCTCCAAATGAGCCGTTCTCATTATTAAACGTTTTAGGAGAAAAAGTAGAGGAAGCTAATAGTGAAGGGGTAAATTTTGTAGCATCTTTAATTTATCATACGGTACTACAAACAGAATTTGAGATTTTAGAGCGCCATGCACAAGACAAAAAGATGGACTATTTACAGCAAGGCTTGGATGCAGCAGTCAATAGTGTATTAAATAAAGATTTGCAATTTATCAATTATGCTACCCAACCGACTAAATTAAAACTAATGATTGAAAATGACACATTAAAAGTAGAATTATTAGCTCAAACCAAAGAAAAAGAGATTACAGTTCGTGTAAGTAAAGATAAAATCGTACAGCCGAGAATCATTACTCGTTATTCTAAAGACTTAGCCATGGGGCAAGAAGAGATTCTTCAAAATGGACAAGAAGGTGTGCGGGTAGAAGTGTACCGTTCAATCGTGGAAAACGGCATTTCTAGGGAAGAATTGGTGAGCCGTGATTACTACGCACCAATTAATCGAATTGTCGTTCAATCTTCTAGACAACCTGATGTCAGTGATGGAACAAGTAATACTTCCAATGATGCGGATTTACAGGTGGATTTAGATGGGGATGGGTTGGCAGATTCACCTGTACAACCTCCATCTACAAATGACAACACTTCATCAAACACAACAACGCCAGTAACTACGAATGATCCTGAAATTGTTTATGGTTACTACGATAAAGGCGGTAATTTTGTACAAACAAGTCCTTAA
- a CDS encoding type IV pilus modification PilV family protein produces the protein MKRIKSQRGFSLIEVVASIVLISIILLSFAQIFVQANSTANINNEKLVVINLADAYLERLKATGLEEKRITTLEDYFKDYPKTVKIIDDSKSPTYTVSIKPSNTNVISNAITTEINQNKINIVVTVTSSKKINNRVISSTTEGYVQIEKK, from the coding sequence ATGAAAAGGATAAAATCTCAGCGAGGATTTTCTTTAATAGAAGTTGTGGCATCTATTGTATTAATATCTATTATTTTATTAAGCTTTGCTCAAATTTTCGTTCAAGCAAATAGTACAGCAAACATTAATAATGAAAAGTTAGTTGTTATTAATTTAGCCGATGCCTATTTAGAAAGGTTAAAGGCTACAGGACTTGAAGAAAAAAGGATTACTACACTAGAAGATTATTTTAAAGATTACCCGAAAACAGTAAAAATAATAGACGATTCGAAATCGCCTACCTATACAGTGAGCATTAAACCGTCAAACACGAATGTAATTTCGAATGCTATTACAACGGAAATTAATCAAAATAAAATTAATATAGTTGTAACAGTAACTTCAAGTAAAAAAATAAATAACAGAGTAATCTCAAGCACCACAGAGGGGTATGTTCAAATTGAAAAAAAATAA